The Lactobacillus sp. ESL0680 genome has a segment encoding these proteins:
- a CDS encoding Xaa-Pro peptidase family protein, with the protein MNLTKLQEWLQSSGNDVAYISNPTTIAYFTGYEMEPHERIFALLAFKDKDPFVFVPALNVEEAKNSAWNGDVYGYLDSENPWAIIADKIKSRTNEYHKWALEKNNLSVAHYQLIHEQFSDADFSGDVSNFIAKIRLYKTPDEIKQLQAAGREADFAFEIGFDAIRTGVTERYIAGQIEYQLKLQKGVMHESFETIVQAGANAANPHLGPSMTKIKPNELVLFDLGTMHNGYASDASRTVAYGEPSAKEREIYEIDREAQQAAIDAVRPGMTAAEIDSVARDIITKAGYGEYFIHRLGHGIGKDVHEYPSIVQGNDLIIEEGMCFSIEPGIYIPGVAGVRIEDCGVVTKDGFEPFTHTGKELKVLPLKD; encoded by the coding sequence ATGAATTTAACCAAATTACAAGAATGGCTACAAAGTTCTGGTAATGATGTAGCTTACATTTCTAATCCAACTACCATTGCTTACTTTACCGGTTATGAGATGGAACCACACGAGCGGATTTTTGCTCTGCTGGCCTTTAAAGACAAGGATCCGTTCGTCTTTGTCCCCGCACTAAATGTCGAAGAAGCCAAAAATTCTGCTTGGAATGGTGACGTTTATGGTTACCTCGATTCAGAAAATCCGTGGGCAATTATCGCTGACAAAATTAAAAGTAGAACTAACGAATATCACAAGTGGGCTTTAGAAAAAAATAATTTATCCGTTGCCCATTATCAATTAATTCATGAACAATTTTCAGATGCCGATTTTAGCGGGGACGTTTCCAACTTTATCGCTAAGATTCGTCTCTATAAGACACCTGATGAAATTAAACAACTGCAAGCAGCTGGTCGTGAAGCTGATTTTGCCTTTGAGATTGGTTTTGATGCCATTAGAACTGGTGTGACTGAACGTTATATTGCCGGTCAAATTGAATACCAGTTAAAATTACAAAAAGGTGTCATGCATGAAAGTTTCGAAACCATCGTGCAAGCCGGTGCTAATGCTGCCAACCCCCACCTTGGTCCATCAATGACTAAGATTAAGCCAAACGAATTAGTCTTGTTCGACCTAGGAACCATGCACAACGGCTATGCTTCTGACGCAAGTCGTACTGTTGCTTACGGTGAACCTAGCGCTAAAGAAAGAGAAATTTACGAAATCGATCGTGAAGCTCAACAAGCCGCAATTGACGCCGTTCGTCCGGGAATGACTGCTGCAGAAATTGATAGTGTTGCCCGTGATATTATTACTAAGGCAGGTTATGGTGAATACTTTATCCATCGACTGGGCCACGGAATTGGTAAGGACGTGCACGAATACCCATCAATCGTTCAAGGCAACGACCTAATCATTGAGGAAGGCATGTGCTTCTCAATTGAACCTGGAATCTACATCCCTGGCGTTGCTGGTGTCCGGATTGAAGACTGCGGTGTTGTTACTAAAGACGGCTTTGAACCATTTACCCATACTGGTAAGGAATTGAAAGTTTTACCGCTTAAAGATTAA
- a CDS encoding substrate-binding domain-containing protein codes for MRKQDITIYDVAREAKVSMATVSRVVNGNTNVRKDTRERVMEVINRLHYQPNAVAQGLASKRTTTVGLIVPDLTNLYFAELSKGIDDIALLYKYNIIITSIENRLMREDQAIQGLLNKQVDGVIYMSNCLPKEAVEAFKRTDTPVVLAGTKDNHKEFPSVTIDYHKADIEALNLLYNDGRRNLALVVGDAEAVVNADCRIPAYKEFMAEHNLGEGKIYTNIKDHSDGYNLYSRMRQDGIDGVVVTRDITAVGILNSAIDAGQKVPDDLEIITASATQIASVVRPALTAIRQPLYDMGAVAMRMLTKLMNNEEVTDTQIELPYELLKKQSTSNQ; via the coding sequence ATGCGTAAACAGGATATTACAATTTATGATGTTGCTCGGGAGGCTAAGGTCTCAATGGCCACAGTTTCACGGGTGGTTAATGGCAATACAAATGTGCGTAAAGACACACGTGAACGGGTAATGGAGGTAATTAATCGCCTGCACTACCAACCAAATGCCGTTGCGCAAGGTTTGGCTTCTAAGAGAACAACCACTGTTGGTTTGATTGTGCCAGATTTGACCAATCTTTACTTTGCAGAATTGTCAAAGGGGATCGATGATATCGCTTTGCTATATAAATATAATATTATCATTACCAGTATTGAAAACCGCTTAATGCGTGAAGACCAAGCAATTCAAGGTTTATTAAATAAGCAGGTTGATGGTGTGATTTACATGTCAAACTGCCTGCCAAAAGAAGCAGTTGAAGCCTTTAAGCGGACTGACACACCAGTAGTTTTGGCTGGAACCAAGGATAATCACAAGGAATTTCCATCAGTTACAATTGATTACCACAAGGCTGATATTGAAGCTTTGAACTTACTTTACAATGATGGTCGGCGTAACTTAGCCCTAGTTGTTGGGGATGCTGAAGCTGTCGTAAACGCTGACTGCCGTATTCCAGCTTACAAGGAATTTATGGCAGAACATAACTTGGGCGAAGGTAAGATTTATACCAATATTAAGGACCATTCTGATGGTTACAACTTGTATTCACGGATGCGTCAAGATGGGATTGATGGTGTAGTTGTTACCCGCGACATTACTGCTGTTGGTATTTTGAACTCAGCAATTGATGCTGGTCAAAAAGTCCCAGACGACTTAGAAATTATCACGGCAAGTGCAACCCAGATTGCCTCAGTTGTCCGCCCAGCCTTAACTGCAATTCGCCAGCCATTGTATGACATGGGTGCTGTTGCCATGAGAATGTTAACTAAGCTGATGAATAATGAAGAAGTAACAGATACACAAATTGAGTTACCATACGAATTGCTCAAGAAGCAAAGTACGAGCAACCAATAA
- a CDS encoding glycerophosphodiester phosphodiesterase has translation MKRSSHLLLALFFSLIFVTTSGFTVVGHRGDPSKYPEETIQSDDSAFNSGADYVELDLHLSSDGVLVVSHDDDLFRVTHTHAIVSQNTWQTLSQLTYDNCEHVLSLDQLFSHYQKRPNTKFVLETKIDHSIDPSYQLEDEIAQTIKKYHMENRVMIHSFSAASLFHLRSLMPDAYLILLVGSLKRINFSNLPQVNAVNVSSDVIQDHPWLIHWLHILDKQVYVWAEMDESPELWHWLINKNVDGVVTNYPATGFKYKLAKEGTSKYDIHRNGIYFGKSKTPIMMNPYVRIKQHKYIYPGQRLNVMYGVRAHNQLYYQVADQTFISAEFVNLDLTERDIAPYQDKQIIAKPQKQVPIYRFPDNQSKTKQNLPANMLFKIANFNGSPKSMWLYTKLGWVKAQDILFYGFFDKESWRSYRQLPRISRYNNLALTAYLPLTSPATKTTPELIKATMQIIK, from the coding sequence ATGAAACGTTCTAGCCATCTACTTCTGGCTCTTTTTTTTAGCTTAATCTTTGTCACGACCAGCGGTTTTACCGTTGTCGGCCACAGAGGCGATCCGAGCAAATACCCTGAAGAAACTATTCAGAGTGACGACTCGGCCTTTAACTCTGGTGCCGATTACGTTGAACTCGACCTGCACCTGTCTTCCGACGGCGTTCTGGTTGTCTCACATGATGATGATTTATTTCGAGTTACTCATACACATGCAATTGTATCACAAAATACTTGGCAAACACTTAGTCAATTAACATATGATAATTGCGAACATGTGCTCAGTTTGGACCAACTCTTTAGTCATTATCAAAAACGTCCAAACACAAAATTTGTTTTGGAAACTAAGATCGACCACTCAATTGACCCGTCTTACCAATTAGAAGACGAAATTGCGCAAACGATTAAAAAATACCACATGGAAAATCGGGTCATGATCCATTCATTCTCGGCAGCCAGCTTGTTTCACTTGCGGTCGCTGATGCCCGATGCTTACTTAATCTTGCTTGTCGGCAGCTTGAAACGAATTAATTTCAGCAACCTGCCGCAAGTTAACGCCGTCAACGTCTCATCTGACGTTATTCAAGACCATCCGTGGCTCATCCACTGGCTGCACATCCTTGATAAGCAGGTCTATGTTTGGGCGGAAATGGACGAATCACCAGAATTATGGCACTGGCTGATTAACAAAAATGTCGACGGCGTCGTCACGAATTACCCAGCTACCGGTTTTAAATATAAACTGGCTAAAGAAGGCACCAGCAAGTACGATATTCACCGAAATGGCATCTATTTTGGCAAAAGCAAAACGCCAATTATGATGAACCCCTATGTTCGCATCAAACAGCATAAATATATTTATCCTGGGCAACGGCTCAACGTCATGTATGGCGTGCGCGCTCATAATCAGCTTTATTATCAAGTTGCAGACCAGACGTTTATCTCGGCCGAATTTGTCAATCTTGATTTAACTGAACGTGACATTGCACCATACCAAGATAAGCAAATTATCGCTAAACCACAAAAGCAAGTGCCAATCTACCGTTTCCCTGACAATCAATCAAAGACTAAGCAAAATCTGCCAGCCAACATGCTCTTTAAAATTGCCAACTTTAACGGCAGTCCCAAGAGCATGTGGCTGTATACCAAGTTAGGCTGGGTTAAAGCGCAAGACATTCTCTTCTACGGCTTCTTTGATAAAGAAAGCTGGCGGAGCTACCGGCAATTGCCGCGAATTAGCCGCTATAATAATCTGGCCCTGACGGCTTATCTGCCGCTCACTTCACCAGCGACTAAAACTACGCCGGAATTAATTAAGGCCACAATGCAAATAATTAAATAA
- a CDS encoding bifunctional UDP-sugar hydrolase/5'-nucleotidase, whose amino-acid sequence METLRILHTNDLHSHFEHFPKIGRYLKNAQQDQSVDQVLTFDAGDFLDRSQPLTDATYGQANIDLMNSFNYDAITIGNNEGISNSHAVVERLFDRAKFPVILANLREEDESMPHWCVQDKILTTKKGTRIALIGLTAAYPLSYEPNHWHVKMLKETMDQVLPTIAGKYDVLILLTHVGLNMDRFLAENYPQIDLIIGGHSHDLLKHGEKVNGVWLTQTGKWGNYVGNIHMELDDQHHVQKIVPHVEATSLMKARPNDEEVIESYHKRGQDILMQDKVADLPEKFANDREAAIQISLDAIADFAGTDLAMLSSGLFLDPFKKGILTKYDLQKSLPHSMHVVRSTLKGSDLWRLVMEIEKNRHFLDHFPLQGMSFRGKIFGQMYYKGIKFDPISRVVYVNGQQIDPLKEYEIAVLDHYVLVPFFPTLAIVGDNKFLFPQFLREVVGNYLAEKYPIDGK is encoded by the coding sequence ATGGAAACACTTCGCATTTTACATACCAATGATTTACATTCACATTTTGAACATTTCCCTAAAATTGGCCGTTATCTAAAAAACGCCCAGCAGGATCAGTCGGTCGATCAAGTCCTAACCTTTGATGCCGGTGATTTTCTAGATCGTTCGCAGCCGTTAACGGATGCAACGTATGGTCAGGCAAATATTGATTTGATGAACTCATTTAATTACGATGCCATTACGATCGGCAATAATGAGGGAATTTCTAATTCTCACGCGGTTGTTGAGCGGCTGTTTGACCGGGCAAAATTCCCGGTGATTTTGGCTAATTTGCGTGAAGAAGATGAGTCAATGCCCCACTGGTGCGTCCAAGACAAGATTTTGACTACTAAAAAGGGAACAAGAATTGCTCTGATTGGCTTGACCGCGGCTTACCCTTTATCTTATGAACCCAATCATTGGCACGTCAAGATGCTGAAAGAAACAATGGATCAGGTTTTGCCAACAATTGCAGGCAAGTATGATGTCTTAATCTTGTTAACTCATGTTGGTCTAAATATGGATCGCTTTTTGGCGGAGAATTATCCTCAAATTGATCTAATTATTGGTGGCCATAGTCATGATTTGTTAAAGCACGGCGAAAAGGTCAATGGCGTTTGGCTGACGCAGACGGGTAAATGGGGCAATTATGTTGGCAACATTCACATGGAACTTGACGACCAGCACCATGTTCAAAAAATTGTGCCTCATGTTGAAGCGACAAGCTTAATGAAGGCAAGACCAAACGACGAAGAAGTAATTGAAAGTTATCATAAGCGCGGCCAAGACATTTTGATGCAGGATAAGGTAGCAGATTTACCGGAAAAATTTGCTAACGATCGTGAAGCTGCAATTCAGATATCGCTTGATGCTATTGCCGACTTTGCAGGGACAGATTTGGCAATGCTTAGTTCGGGTTTGTTTTTAGATCCCTTCAAGAAGGGCATTTTAACGAAATATGACTTGCAAAAGAGCCTACCTCATTCAATGCACGTTGTGCGTTCAACTCTAAAAGGCAGCGATTTGTGGCGGCTAGTCATGGAAATTGAAAAAAACCGGCACTTTCTTGACCACTTCCCGTTGCAGGGCATGAGTTTTCGGGGAAAGATTTTTGGGCAAATGTATTATAAGGGAATTAAGTTTGACCCAATTAGCCGTGTCGTATATGTCAATGGTCAGCAAATTGATCCGCTTAAAGAATATGAAATCGCGGTGCTCGATCATTATGTCTTAGTGCCATTTTTCCCAACTTTAGCAATTGTTGGGGACAACAAGTTCCTATTTCCGCAATTCTTGCGGGAAGTTGTGGGCAACTATTTAGCTGAAAAATATCCGATTGACGGGAAGTGA
- a CDS encoding YutD family protein, which produces MTDKTVADNPKKTQRDNKFTKDQPLRHPLAVVGQDGDQVKINQQLYQVIVNKREALDIEVLRQKYDPYLDQYDFLVGDVSSEHLRLKGFYKDNMRTAIDRKDQTIADYLIEYCNPGTGYFILQLISPVHHYHSSNQKTWNSNYRQSGHRRVGAHPKKNSAFKRRRVHKTTFKKKETVAVKKEHSNHHSFVIKKRKGSN; this is translated from the coding sequence ATGACGGATAAGACGGTAGCAGACAATCCAAAAAAGACGCAGCGCGATAATAAGTTTACCAAGGACCAGCCGTTGCGGCACCCATTAGCTGTTGTTGGTCAGGATGGCGATCAAGTTAAGATTAACCAGCAGCTGTATCAGGTAATTGTGAATAAGCGTGAGGCTCTGGACATTGAAGTTTTGCGGCAGAAGTATGATCCATACCTTGACCAATATGACTTTTTGGTCGGGGATGTTTCCAGTGAGCATCTGCGGCTAAAGGGCTTTTATAAGGATAATATGCGCACGGCGATTGACCGTAAGGATCAGACGATTGCGGATTATTTAATCGAATACTGTAATCCAGGGACGGGCTACTTTATTTTGCAGCTGATCAGTCCCGTCCATCATTATCATTCTAGCAACCAAAAAACGTGGAATAGCAATTACCGGCAGTCAGGTCACCGCCGAGTGGGTGCTCATCCGAAAAAGAATTCAGCGTTTAAACGGCGGCGTGTGCATAAGACTACTTTTAAGAAAAAAGAAACGGTGGCGGTTAAAAAAGAACACAGCAATCACCATTCTTTTGTCATTAAAAAAAGAAAGGGCAGCAATTAA
- a CDS encoding TIGR01457 family HAD-type hydrolase: protein MKDYRLFLIDLDGTIYRGKDTIAAGVNFVHRLEKAGKDFLFLTNNTTRTPQMVVDKLAGHGIKTDINHVYTPCMATVSYLKKESPQLSPLKFYLIGETGLWHEFLQQTDFELDPYHPDYVVVGMDRDLTYRKVQVASDAIRNGATFIGTNGDVNLPSNEGLLPGNGSQCAMIAVSSGQEPLYIGKPSPIIVDMALAKMHCTKKQAILVGDNYDTDIKAGFNSQVDQLLVTTGITQLDDIKDKRQPTYVVDSLDQFEL from the coding sequence GTGAAGGATTACCGATTATTTTTGATTGATCTTGATGGCACGATTTATCGCGGTAAGGATACAATTGCTGCTGGCGTGAATTTTGTTCATCGGCTAGAAAAAGCTGGCAAGGACTTTCTGTTCTTGACCAACAACACGACGAGAACGCCGCAAATGGTCGTAGATAAGTTGGCGGGTCATGGGATCAAGACAGACATTAATCACGTTTATACGCCCTGTATGGCGACTGTCAGCTATCTTAAAAAGGAGAGCCCGCAGCTTTCACCGCTTAAATTCTATTTGATTGGTGAAACTGGCCTGTGGCATGAATTTTTGCAGCAAACAGATTTTGAATTGGATCCATATCACCCGGACTATGTAGTGGTGGGGATGGACCGTGATTTGACTTACCGGAAAGTTCAGGTTGCTTCAGATGCTATTAGAAATGGTGCAACTTTTATCGGGACTAATGGGGATGTTAATTTGCCCAGCAATGAGGGATTATTACCGGGCAATGGCTCGCAGTGCGCGATGATTGCTGTTTCTAGCGGCCAAGAACCCTTGTATATTGGCAAACCATCGCCGATTATTGTGGATATGGCGCTAGCAAAAATGCACTGCACTAAGAAGCAGGCAATTTTAGTTGGCGATAATTACGATACCGATATTAAGGCTGGCTTTAATAGTCAAGTTGACCAGTTGTTAGTGACTACTGGCATTACGCAGCTGGACGATATTAAGGATAAGCGTCAGCCAACATACGTAGTTGATAGTTTGGATCAATTTGAATTATGA
- a CDS encoding TIGR01906 family membrane protein has product MKKQNNIFTIIYHFVFAITSSVVGAIVASWPLLLVFVIVQKTNRTVKLTIGQVMHNYNQLMWYLIWPFKHVLHMRDLPTSSMAAQHFAAVKKLFVLAIVAFLCCLVIYLWSRRQKGNVLKLSKVWALLFLLLPIAILPFAVTNFDSFFVVFHHLLFAGSNTWLFDPATDPVINVLTEGFFAACFAVGGIIYELYFAEKLLQR; this is encoded by the coding sequence ATGAAGAAGCAAAATAATATTTTTACGATTATCTATCATTTTGTATTTGCGATTACGAGCAGTGTGGTTGGTGCAATTGTTGCCAGCTGGCCGTTACTGCTGGTCTTTGTTATTGTCCAAAAAACCAATCGGACAGTGAAGCTGACAATTGGGCAGGTAATGCACAATTATAATCAGCTGATGTGGTATCTGATTTGGCCTTTTAAACATGTATTGCACATGCGCGATTTGCCAACGTCGTCAATGGCCGCCCAGCACTTTGCGGCGGTGAAAAAACTCTTTGTCTTAGCGATTGTGGCCTTTTTGTGCTGCTTGGTAATTTATCTTTGGAGTAGAAGACAAAAGGGTAACGTGCTAAAGCTAAGTAAAGTTTGGGCACTGCTGTTCTTACTACTGCCAATTGCAATTTTGCCGTTTGCGGTAACAAATTTTGATAGCTTTTTTGTGGTCTTTCATCATTTGTTGTTTGCTGGAAGCAATACCTGGCTGTTTGATCCGGCTACTGATCCGGTTATTAATGTCCTGACAGAAGGTTTTTTTGCCGCATGTTTTGCTGTCGGCGGGATTATTTATGAACTATATTTTGCTGAAAAATTATTACAGCGTTAA
- a CDS encoding VTT domain-containing protein — protein sequence MALINFILHIDHHLIAIVNQFGGWTYLILFAIIFIETGLVIFPFLPGDSLIFAASSMAVNPKYQLNIWLVYLTVLLAAVLGDACNYELGARSVNAGSKYAWFNKLINQKNRLAAEKFFERHGPITIVIGRFIPFIRTFVPFISGGSKMHYGKFAAYNIAGGILWCGLFTIIGFFFGNIPFVKDHFSILILAIILISVIPILIVALKKRITRKKEFH from the coding sequence ATGGCGTTAATCAACTTTATTTTGCACATTGATCACCACCTAATCGCAATCGTCAACCAGTTTGGCGGTTGGACCTATCTTATCCTATTTGCCATTATTTTTATTGAAACCGGACTAGTGATCTTTCCGTTTCTACCTGGGGACTCGCTAATTTTTGCCGCCAGCTCAATGGCCGTCAATCCCAAGTACCAACTCAATATTTGGCTGGTTTATCTAACAGTCTTGCTGGCAGCAGTCCTAGGTGATGCTTGTAATTATGAACTAGGCGCTCGCTCTGTTAATGCCGGCAGCAAGTACGCTTGGTTCAATAAGTTAATTAATCAGAAAAACCGCTTGGCAGCCGAAAAGTTTTTTGAACGTCACGGTCCAATCACAATCGTAATTGGCCGTTTCATTCCGTTTATTAGGACTTTTGTTCCGTTCATTTCCGGCGGCAGTAAGATGCATTATGGTAAATTTGCAGCTTACAACATCGCTGGTGGTATTCTCTGGTGCGGCTTGTTCACCATTATTGGCTTTTTCTTCGGCAACATCCCGTTTGTCAAAGATCATTTTTCAATCTTAATCTTAGCAATCATCTTGATTTCTGTTATCCCGATTTTAATTGTCGCGTTAAAAAAGCGCATCACACGTAAAAAGGAGTTCCATTAA
- a CDS encoding NAD(P)/FAD-dependent oxidoreductase has translation MGAGPIGLFSANFAHLHGLKTIIFDSLKEVGGQPKLLYPFKKIFDIPVFNAITGKELIEHLAEETQEKATFMLNHRVSEIAKDDDYFIIDNEFAVKSIIIASGTGSFTPKKFPLKVDSESEKHIHYYIREPEKFADKVVGVFGGGDSALDWALELAQQPNTKVKLVHRRNEFRGLESSIQQLKSLKNVEILTPYLPKTSSLVDNQLTIGLKEMGQADIVEQTFDEIVVAYGFRANNNFVKQWGVATSGGQIKVSQEMKTNMPGIYAVGDAAAYDGRVPVIGLGFGEAQIAITSIMRSLFPEKTLTIHSTSI, from the coding sequence GTGGGGGCAGGTCCAATTGGACTCTTTAGCGCAAATTTTGCTCATTTACATGGACTAAAAACGATAATTTTTGATTCGTTAAAGGAGGTTGGTGGGCAGCCCAAGCTGCTTTATCCGTTTAAAAAGATTTTTGACATCCCTGTTTTTAATGCAATTACGGGTAAAGAATTAATCGAACATTTGGCAGAAGAAACCCAGGAAAAAGCAACTTTCATGCTGAATCACCGCGTTAGTGAAATTGCTAAAGATGATGATTACTTCATTATTGACAACGAATTTGCCGTTAAAAGTATCATTATTGCCAGCGGTACCGGTTCGTTTACACCTAAAAAGTTTCCGCTGAAAGTTGACAGCGAAAGTGAAAAACACATTCACTACTATATAAGAGAGCCCGAAAAATTTGCTGACAAAGTCGTCGGCGTTTTTGGAGGTGGCGATTCCGCGCTTGATTGGGCACTTGAATTAGCCCAACAGCCCAACACCAAAGTTAAGCTTGTTCACCGGCGAAATGAATTCCGCGGTTTAGAATCCAGTATTCAGCAGCTTAAAAGTTTAAAAAATGTTGAAATTCTGACCCCTTACCTTCCTAAAACTAGTTCGTTAGTTGATAATCAGCTTACAATTGGACTAAAAGAAATGGGACAAGCCGACATCGTGGAGCAAACCTTTGACGAAATTGTCGTTGCCTATGGCTTTCGCGCCAACAATAACTTTGTTAAACAATGGGGTGTTGCTACCAGCGGCGGCCAAATCAAGGTCAGCCAAGAAATGAAAACCAACATGCCTGGTATCTATGCTGTCGGCGATGCTGCAGCATATGACGGCCGCGTGCCAGTTATCGGCCTTGGCTTTGGCGAAGCGCAAATTGCAATTACCTCAATTATGCGGTCACTTTTCCCAGAAAAAACTTTAACTATCCATTCAACCAGTATTTAG
- a CDS encoding glycosyltransferase family 4 protein, whose translation MNIGIFTDTYFPQISGVATSIKTLKDALEAQGHNVFIFTTTDPHVKKGTVEANVFRFSSIPFISFTDRRIAFRGFFEATKVAREVKLDVVHTQTEFALGMIGKYVAHQLKIPAIHTYHTMYEDYLHYVLNGHLLRPYHVKQFTNVFLKNMDGVIAPSERVEALLHRYGVTIPMRVIPTGVAVNEMNQKPTRDIRQELSIAADSPVLLTLSRIAGEKKIDRILNVMPEIVDEFPKIRLVIAGDGPDVAVLKQQVERLTLEDYVIFAGNVPHEDVGSYYQMANLFVSASDTETQGLTYIEALAAGTKSVVYDTDYTEHVFDDPDLGQVFTSQSEMLKEIVTYLQKGNFQIPQAKLDNKLKQISAEHFGNCVCEFYQDVIANYQEKRKEDSND comes from the coding sequence ATGAATATTGGTATTTTTACCGATACATATTTCCCACAGATTAGTGGTGTTGCAACATCAATCAAGACACTCAAAGATGCACTTGAGGCTCAGGGACACAATGTATTTATTTTTACGACAACTGACCCACATGTCAAAAAGGGGACAGTTGAAGCTAACGTTTTTCGGTTTAGCAGTATTCCCTTTATTTCGTTTACTGATCGGCGAATTGCTTTTCGTGGCTTTTTTGAAGCTACTAAAGTAGCGCGGGAAGTTAAATTGGATGTTGTCCACACGCAAACAGAGTTTGCACTGGGAATGATTGGCAAATATGTTGCACATCAACTTAAAATCCCGGCAATTCACACTTACCATACGATGTATGAGGATTATCTGCATTACGTTTTGAATGGTCATTTACTTAGGCCATATCACGTTAAGCAATTTACCAATGTCTTTCTCAAAAATATGGATGGCGTGATTGCCCCTAGCGAGCGCGTAGAGGCGTTATTGCATCGCTATGGTGTAACTATACCAATGAGAGTTATTCCGACCGGTGTAGCCGTTAATGAGATGAACCAGAAGCCGACTCGTGACATTCGTCAGGAATTAAGTATCGCTGCCGATAGTCCAGTGTTATTAACGTTAAGTCGAATTGCCGGTGAGAAAAAGATTGACCGCATTTTAAATGTTATGCCGGAAATCGTTGATGAATTTCCTAAGATTCGACTGGTGATTGCTGGTGATGGTCCCGATGTTGCCGTATTAAAGCAGCAAGTTGAGCGGCTAACACTTGAAGATTACGTGATTTTCGCCGGAAATGTGCCGCATGAAGATGTTGGTTCATATTATCAAATGGCGAACCTGTTTGTTTCAGCCAGTGATACAGAAACTCAAGGCCTAACATACATTGAAGCTTTAGCAGCAGGGACTAAGTCTGTTGTCTATGATACGGATTATACGGAACATGTCTTTGATGATCCTGATTTGGGACAGGTTTTTACCAGCCAAAGCGAGATGCTCAAGGAGATTGTGACTTATTTGCAAAAGGGTAATTTTCAAATTCCGCAGGCTAAATTGGATAACAAACTTAAGCAGATTTCGGCAGAACATTTTGGTAATTGTGTTTGTGAGTTTTATCAAGATGTGATTGCTAATTATCAAGAAAAGCGCAAAGAGGATTCAAATGATTAG
- a CDS encoding glycosyltransferase family 4 protein, producing MIRINMFSQAASVEGQGVGSAYNELLSLLRTRLVDEFYVTNNKYGASDLTHYHTINPTYFANSFSHSRGRKIGYVHFLPETLEGSIKLPGVAKNVFYRYVIDFYKRMDQIVVVNPIFIDKLVKYGIKRERVKYIPNFVSKDEFYPESREQKDAFRHELGIPRDKFVVFGDGQVQERKGVDDFAKMALANPDIQFIWAGGFSFGKITDGYEHFKALVDDPPQNLKFTGIIDRAKLVDYLNIADLFVLPSYDELFPMSVLEAFSCGTPVLLRDLDLYQAIIDGYYMSGHDFTEMNAQLQRAAGDQALLNKYSKLSDLASQKYSEDHLAQIWNEFYHEQYDLGKKLGQIR from the coding sequence ATGATTAGAATAAATATGTTCTCACAGGCTGCATCAGTTGAGGGGCAGGGCGTTGGCTCGGCCTATAACGAATTATTAAGCCTGTTAAGAACGCGATTAGTTGACGAATTTTATGTGACAAATAACAAATATGGTGCAAGCGACTTAACGCATTACCATACGATTAATCCGACTTATTTTGCTAACAGCTTTTCACACAGCCGCGGCCGTAAAATTGGTTACGTTCACTTTTTGCCGGAAACGCTGGAAGGTTCAATCAAGCTGCCAGGGGTTGCCAAAAACGTCTTTTATCGCTATGTCATTGACTTTTACAAGCGCATGGATCAAATTGTCGTTGTTAATCCGATTTTTATTGATAAATTAGTTAAGTATGGCATTAAACGTGAGCGGGTTAAGTACATTCCTAATTTTGTTTCTAAGGACGAGTTTTATCCCGAGAGTCGAGAACAAAAGGACGCTTTTCGTCATGAATTAGGTATCCCGCGAGACAAGTTTGTGGTTTTTGGTGACGGACAAGTTCAGGAACGTAAAGGTGTTGATGATTTTGCCAAAATGGCACTGGCAAATCCTGATATTCAGTTTATTTGGGCCGGTGGCTTTTCCTTTGGCAAGATTACCGATGGCTACGAGCACTTCAAGGCGCTAGTTGATGATCCGCCGCAAAACCTTAAATTTACCGGAATTATTGACCGGGCAAAATTAGTTGATTATCTAAATATCGCTGATTTGTTTGTTTTACCGTCCTATGACGAGTTATTCCCAATGTCAGTACTGGAAGCCTTTAGTTGTGGTACGCCGGTGCTGTTGCGCGATTTGGACCTCTATCAGGCAATTATTGACGGCTATTACATGAGTGGTCATGATTTTACTGAGATGAATGCTCAATTGCAGCGCGCAGCTGGCGACCAAGCTCTACTTAATAAGTACAGTAAGCTATCAGATTTGGCCAGCCAAAAATACTCTGAAGATCATTTAGCCCAGATTTGGAATGAATTTTATCATGAACAATACGACTTGGGTAAAAAGTTGGGACAGATTCGCTAA